In one window of Limnohabitans sp. MORI2 DNA:
- a CDS encoding DUF4384 domain-containing protein → MDQLMREAQVSTTLITSKQIPDFSTRAPVATKEMIVTALLQMSRVSNVFRYVDYEVDLVRQDTVQNLTNILLNNNQVQLQRPSLYFSGAISYVDQNVLNNRGNFGTSASRFETGYSKNRNATVVALELHLGDFRTRTLIPGMDSANEVIIGNGGEGLDLAGRIGEYGWQFNVGKDYAQGSGAAVRTLVELAVIELAGKWARVPYWQCLTMEQTHPNFQRQLRDWYDEGAEGVHQGLVKQSLMSKGYLSKTLPADENPTVVLRAAIARFQADQGMVVTGVVDFSTYERALRDFVSLDEKGNLVRYGWRSTQPDPISMAWNDSIPLPSSRKAFGMPSASRTLNLQIENVMNGRTQFEVGEQVFISATVSRNAYVACYLSNASGSVIRLLPNTMARAYVSANQAIRLPDWMTPNPGYVIETAGPGTEAVMCVATDDDVSAQLEPVLSMPPFTPLPGIVGLKDVVKGYEKAVGGQSFSQTTLEWKVSSRRPSQDAQVKSR, encoded by the coding sequence ATGGATCAACTGATGCGCGAGGCACAGGTGTCAACAACCTTGATCACAAGTAAACAAATTCCAGATTTTTCTACTCGTGCGCCAGTTGCGACGAAAGAAATGATTGTCACGGCTCTCTTGCAGATGTCTAGAGTAAGTAATGTGTTTCGCTATGTGGACTATGAGGTGGATTTGGTAAGGCAAGACACGGTGCAGAACTTGACCAATATTTTGCTAAATAACAACCAGGTTCAACTACAACGACCTTCTCTGTATTTTTCAGGGGCAATTTCTTACGTAGATCAAAATGTGCTCAACAACCGAGGTAACTTTGGCACGTCGGCTAGCCGCTTCGAAACAGGCTATAGCAAAAATAGAAATGCCACGGTTGTTGCCTTAGAGTTGCATTTGGGTGACTTTCGCACCCGCACACTGATACCCGGCATGGACTCAGCGAATGAAGTCATCATCGGCAACGGAGGCGAAGGATTGGATTTGGCAGGACGTATTGGTGAATACGGTTGGCAGTTCAACGTTGGTAAAGACTACGCACAGGGCTCTGGCGCCGCTGTCCGTACACTCGTAGAACTTGCGGTGATTGAGTTGGCAGGTAAGTGGGCTCGTGTGCCGTATTGGCAATGTTTGACGATGGAGCAAACGCATCCGAATTTTCAGCGCCAGTTACGTGATTGGTACGATGAAGGCGCTGAAGGTGTGCACCAAGGATTGGTGAAGCAGTCTTTGATGTCAAAAGGCTATCTGAGCAAAACTTTACCGGCAGATGAAAATCCAACCGTCGTGCTTCGTGCCGCGATTGCAAGATTTCAAGCTGATCAAGGTATGGTGGTGACGGGCGTTGTTGATTTTTCAACATATGAGCGTGCTTTGCGGGATTTTGTATCCTTGGATGAAAAGGGAAACTTGGTACGGTACGGTTGGCGTTCTACCCAGCCAGATCCGATATCCATGGCTTGGAATGATTCGATCCCATTGCCAAGCTCTCGCAAAGCTTTTGGCATGCCATCTGCATCTCGTACCTTAAATCTTCAAATTGAAAACGTGATGAATGGACGCACCCAATTTGAAGTTGGCGAGCAAGTATTTATTTCGGCTACCGTTTCGCGAAATGCCTATGTTGCTTGCTATTTGTCCAACGCTTCAGGGTCCGTGATTCGCTTATTACCCAATACGATGGCACGTGCGTATGTGTCAGCAAACCAAGCAATTCGTTTGCCGGATTGGATGACGCCCAATCCGGGCTATGTGATTGAAACAGCAGGTCCAGGTACCGAGGCGGTGATGTGCGTGGCGACGGATGATGATGTGAGTGCGCAGCTGGAACCCGTTTTGAGTATGCCGCCATTTACACCGTTGCCTGGAATCGTGGGTTTGAAGGATGTAGTCAAAGGGTATGAGAAGGCGGTGGGGGGGCAATCGTTTTCACAAACCACGCTGGAGTGGAAGGTGTCCTCACGCCGACCATCCCAAGATGCACAGGTTAAGTCGCGATGA
- a CDS encoding tetratricopeptide repeat protein, with translation MKRFFLICVMGVAGSLYGLNWAEARYEDDLKLSQTTPDMVPLLDSLRDTNEPETVVLKQHKLSEQAVRELAHFRTTALAPPMDDAQRAAAGQSAWMLGLLYLHGAGVPANSAKAKQWFTLGVHYGEPMARAGLAWCAYEGCQSSANWAQAQHWTQQLMLADPARAYYMQWLLERQLRPLNPNANEGVRSLTAAERDLLDRAVSGGNVHAMIDLGILYAQVHDWRHALALFEDAAAQSDVANQNAIWVRQHMRMENQIPRSSSKAQVSLAKAEALFRLARKYHRGDGISVNYVEAIRLYRQADSAGSPSARRMLSLIYSRTTPDGALDPSWMRQLSGVDVASLVPKQENTLSISALRKEPTPLIDLVPRKWLRMMD, from the coding sequence ATGAAGCGGTTTTTTCTGATCTGCGTCATGGGGGTGGCTGGTAGTTTGTACGGGCTGAACTGGGCGGAAGCGCGTTATGAGGACGACCTCAAACTGAGCCAAACCACACCCGACATGGTGCCACTTTTAGACTCTCTACGTGATACCAATGAGCCTGAAACTGTCGTGCTTAAACAGCATAAGCTTAGCGAGCAGGCTGTGCGCGAATTGGCGCATTTCAGGACAACAGCCCTCGCGCCACCGATGGACGACGCGCAACGCGCGGCAGCAGGCCAGTCTGCTTGGATGTTAGGTTTGTTGTATCTGCATGGTGCAGGCGTACCCGCTAACTCAGCCAAAGCTAAACAATGGTTTACCTTGGGAGTGCATTACGGTGAGCCAATGGCACGTGCAGGCTTGGCGTGGTGTGCCTATGAGGGTTGTCAGTCATCAGCCAATTGGGCTCAGGCGCAACATTGGACACAGCAATTGATGTTGGCCGATCCCGCTCGGGCGTATTACATGCAGTGGTTACTAGAGCGTCAATTACGACCTCTCAATCCCAATGCTAACGAGGGTGTACGAAGCCTTACCGCCGCTGAGCGTGACTTATTGGACCGAGCGGTGTCTGGAGGCAATGTGCACGCCATGATTGATCTGGGTATTTTGTACGCTCAGGTTCACGATTGGCGTCACGCTTTGGCATTGTTTGAAGATGCCGCTGCACAGTCAGACGTTGCCAACCAGAATGCAATTTGGGTGCGTCAACACATGCGAATGGAGAACCAAATACCAAGAAGCAGTTCTAAAGCTCAAGTTTCGTTAGCAAAGGCTGAAGCACTTTTTAGATTAGCACGCAAATACCATCGCGGCGATGGCATCTCTGTCAACTATGTGGAAGCGATTCGCTTGTATCGTCAGGCGGACTCGGCAGGTAGTCCTTCAGCACGCCGCATGCTGTCGTTGATTTATTCTAGAACTACGCCTGATGGCGCGCTGGATCCTAGCTGGATGCGTCAACTCAGTGGGGTCGATGTAGCCTCTTTGGTGCCGAAGCAGGAGAATACGTTGAGTATTTCTGCCTTGCGTAAAGAGCCGACCCCATTGATTGATTTGGTGCCGCGTAAATGGTTGCGAATGATGGATTAG
- a CDS encoding winged helix-turn-helix domain-containing protein, giving the protein MHQINPYLHYLKQSQKTKLHQSFFAGQPICEKLLGLIAIETEAGKPYTVSEIMRLQNLGSPGTIHRRLEILRRAGLVDQVFKNGDRRTKYVVPTIVANKHFKNMGLVLEQVVFDAYS; this is encoded by the coding sequence GTGCATCAGATTAATCCCTACCTTCACTATTTGAAGCAAAGTCAGAAAACCAAGTTGCATCAGTCTTTTTTCGCAGGTCAGCCGATTTGTGAGAAATTGCTTGGTCTCATTGCGATCGAGACCGAGGCGGGTAAGCCCTATACCGTGTCAGAAATCATGCGATTGCAAAATCTGGGGAGCCCAGGAACAATTCACCGACGGCTGGAAATATTGCGACGTGCAGGCTTAGTTGATCAAGTTTTCAAAAATGGTGACCGACGTACAAAATATGTAGTCCCAACTATAGTTGCCAACAAACACTTTAAAAATATGGGGCTTGTCTTAGAGCAGGTTGTTTTTGATGCGTATAGTTGA
- a CDS encoding TonB-dependent siderophore receptor — MRSKFSKLQVSPIQSAVVLCIALTSSAFAQQTPNEITIIAEPPLRISGFEGVPQLDLPISVRTINASTLQDIGAQRITDALRLDASVSDSYNLPAYWDKLSVRGYALDNRYNYRREGLPISAETIIPMDNKERIELLKGTSGIQSGTSAPGGLVNYVVKRAPVQAEKTIRDVTISYGPGDNRLVAADLGGRFGPNADFGYRFNVAYEDLNPYIRDTPGHRNLTALAMDWRINASSRLEWEFEQSHYEQIGVNFYSLLGPGTNALPPTVDGTRNITRQPSSLPGVFDGLTGTVRLRHQLDNGWIWSTQYGTQHLRADDRLTYASGCETAPKDRFCANGDFQIHDYRSDNEHRNSEALQTELRGQMHLGAYEHQLRVSLMRHRQVSRMPAIHPDNLLGTTNSIYGGLTPPAIPNDKLYPNTNNSDYNTELALTDQVRLTPQTTAWLGLRHSQLNRSSIQTDQTAAVQDTRGISTPWVALSHQLSHRLTVYASYGQGIETEAAPNLNNYANAGQPLPALRSTQREVGLKSQYERTVWQATWFDIARPAIADAGVACGYNSPANTCTRQIDGQNHHQGLELSTHTKLHQWDFGASAMWLDAQRENATVQADLNGQRPVNIPKYILRGMTEYRYASTPGLRTGLRISHEGERRVTENGDIVLPAWTTLDASAHYDTKINQVASSWTLAIQNLANKHYWRESPHQYGQYFLYPGAPRTFRATVVFHL; from the coding sequence ATGCGCTCGAAATTTAGCAAATTGCAAGTCTCTCCGATACAAAGCGCTGTTGTGCTTTGTATCGCCCTGACCTCATCTGCTTTTGCGCAACAAACACCCAATGAAATCACCATCATTGCTGAACCGCCTTTGCGAATTTCTGGCTTTGAAGGCGTCCCTCAGCTTGATCTACCCATCAGCGTTCGCACGATCAACGCCAGTACGCTGCAAGACATTGGCGCACAGCGCATCACCGATGCTCTGCGGCTTGATGCATCCGTCAGCGACAGCTACAACCTTCCCGCTTATTGGGACAAACTCAGCGTTCGCGGCTACGCGCTCGACAACCGCTACAACTACCGCCGAGAAGGATTACCTATCTCTGCTGAAACCATCATCCCGATGGACAACAAAGAGCGCATCGAACTGCTCAAGGGCACCAGTGGCATTCAATCAGGCACCAGCGCTCCAGGGGGTCTCGTCAATTACGTTGTGAAACGAGCGCCTGTTCAAGCTGAAAAAACGATTCGTGATGTCACGATCAGCTACGGGCCGGGCGATAACCGTCTCGTGGCTGCCGACTTAGGTGGCCGCTTCGGACCCAACGCTGACTTTGGCTACCGATTCAACGTCGCTTATGAAGACCTCAACCCCTACATCAGAGACACACCAGGTCACCGCAATTTAACGGCCTTGGCAATGGACTGGCGCATCAATGCAAGCAGCCGACTTGAGTGGGAGTTTGAACAAAGCCATTACGAACAAATAGGCGTCAACTTTTACAGCTTGCTTGGCCCAGGCACCAATGCTCTACCACCCACGGTCGACGGCACTCGTAACATCACGCGGCAACCCAGCTCGCTGCCTGGAGTTTTTGATGGGCTTACCGGCACCGTGCGCTTGCGCCATCAACTGGACAATGGCTGGATTTGGAGCACGCAATACGGCACACAACACCTTCGTGCAGATGACCGATTGACTTATGCATCTGGTTGCGAAACTGCGCCCAAGGACAGGTTTTGTGCCAACGGTGATTTTCAAATTCACGACTACCGAAGCGACAACGAACACCGCAACAGCGAAGCCCTACAAACCGAACTGCGTGGTCAAATGCACCTAGGTGCCTATGAACACCAGCTTAGAGTCAGTCTGATGCGACACCGTCAAGTCAGCCGCATGCCCGCCATTCACCCAGACAATTTACTGGGAACAACCAACAGCATCTATGGTGGCTTAACGCCCCCCGCCATCCCCAACGACAAACTGTATCCAAATACGAATAACAGCGACTACAACACTGAACTCGCGCTCACTGATCAGGTGCGACTGACCCCACAAACCACAGCATGGCTTGGTCTTCGTCACTCACAGCTCAATCGCAGCAGCATCCAAACAGATCAAACAGCCGCCGTGCAAGACACGCGCGGCATCAGCACACCATGGGTGGCACTGAGCCACCAACTCAGTCACCGCTTGACGGTGTACGCCAGCTATGGTCAAGGCATAGAAACAGAAGCAGCACCTAACCTTAACAACTACGCCAACGCGGGACAACCGCTACCTGCGCTTCGCAGCACGCAGCGTGAAGTCGGCCTCAAAAGCCAATACGAGCGCACCGTGTGGCAGGCCACATGGTTTGACATCGCACGCCCCGCAATTGCAGATGCAGGCGTAGCCTGTGGCTATAACTCCCCTGCCAATACTTGCACGCGCCAAATCGACGGCCAAAATCATCACCAAGGCCTCGAACTTAGCACTCACACCAAACTTCATCAGTGGGACTTTGGCGCAAGCGCCATGTGGTTGGATGCGCAACGCGAGAACGCCACAGTTCAAGCCGACCTGAATGGTCAACGCCCCGTCAACATTCCTAAGTACATCTTGCGAGGCATGACGGAATACAGATATGCCAGCACGCCCGGCCTGCGCACGGGGTTGCGCATCTCTCACGAAGGTGAGCGTCGTGTCACCGAAAACGGCGACATCGTTTTGCCTGCTTGGACCACCTTAGACGCATCAGCTCACTACGACACGAAAATTAATCAAGTGGCATCTAGCTGGACACTGGCCATCCAAAACCTTGCGAACAAGCACTACTGGCGTGAGTCCCCTCACCAATACGGCCAATACTTTCTATATCCAGGGGCTCCGAGAACATTCCGCGCAACTGTCGTATTTCACCTCTGA
- a CDS encoding TonB-dependent siderophore receptor, whose protein sequence is MANHSPFFKATRISAAVAICIASSAWAQQNPTEITITDKLPARVSGFGDVPAQELPFSTTTITNATLQDIGARRVSDALHLDASVSDSYNSPAYWDILSVRGFTLDNRYNYRREGMPINAETMIPMDNKERIELLKGTSGIQAGTSSPGGLVNYVVKRAPSQAEQTIRNITLSYGQGDNRSVAADLGGRFGNVAEFGYRFNVAHEDLNPYIRNTQGHRDLVALAMDWRLKPGTVIDVEFEQSHREQIGINGYSLLGGVLPAPVDPRINLTRQPWSQPGVFDAMTGSVRVRQELDAGWRWTTQYGAQRLKTDDRLTFGFGPNTANIPNGLSYNNNGDYDLYDYRSENERRLVDALQTELVGQINTGDLVHDLILSVQRQRQLDRLSPMQAYNWVATANVSGGVYGMEDSHLAYSNTNRSEYSTEFSIKDKIQFTKDTNLWLGLRRVEYNRSSVQNEPADTNPVHYSGHMNLPWIGLSTKLAGLNIYGSHGHGIEQLIVPNSATFNGPGQQLGIGRSRQTELGVKSASSSASQWHATLFQVERPLTYDVYDPSNFVSTRYLDGKQTHKGIELGANWTDRQWKFGSTAQWLHAEISDVTQNPALVGTTPLNVPKFVVRGLAEYRYASVPGLRTGLRLSHEGERRVTEDGAIQLPAWTTLDATAHYDTKFNNVASSWTLGIDNLADKRYWRESPKQFGHYYLYPGAPRTLRATVQFRM, encoded by the coding sequence ATGGCAAACCATTCGCCATTTTTCAAGGCCACGCGCATTTCTGCGGCAGTGGCGATTTGCATCGCATCCAGCGCTTGGGCGCAACAAAACCCCACAGAAATCACCATCACCGATAAGCTGCCTGCGCGCGTGTCGGGCTTTGGTGATGTGCCGGCGCAAGAGCTGCCCTTCTCCACCACCACCATCACGAATGCAACACTGCAAGACATCGGCGCACGCCGCGTGTCTGATGCTTTGCACTTAGATGCATCGGTGAGCGACAGCTACAACTCGCCCGCGTACTGGGACATCTTGAGCGTGCGAGGCTTCACGCTCGACAACCGCTACAACTACCGCCGCGAAGGCATGCCCATCAATGCGGAAACCATGATTCCCATGGACAACAAGGAGCGCATTGAACTGCTCAAAGGCACCAGCGGCATTCAAGCAGGCACCAGCTCGCCTGGCGGCTTGGTGAACTACGTGGTCAAGCGCGCCCCCTCACAGGCCGAGCAAACCATTCGCAACATCACCCTGAGCTACGGCCAAGGCGACAACCGTTCTGTCGCAGCTGACTTAGGCGGCCGCTTTGGCAATGTCGCTGAATTTGGCTATCGCTTCAACGTGGCGCATGAAGATCTCAACCCGTACATTCGCAACACACAAGGCCATCGCGACTTGGTAGCACTGGCCATGGACTGGCGCTTGAAGCCAGGCACTGTAATTGATGTTGAATTTGAGCAATCTCACCGCGAGCAAATTGGCATCAATGGCTATAGCTTGCTGGGTGGTGTGCTGCCTGCCCCCGTCGACCCACGGATCAACTTGACACGACAACCTTGGTCACAGCCGGGGGTGTTTGATGCGATGACGGGCTCTGTGCGTGTGCGTCAAGAGCTGGATGCTGGGTGGCGTTGGACTACGCAATATGGTGCGCAGCGTTTGAAAACGGATGACCGACTCACCTTTGGCTTTGGCCCCAACACTGCCAACATACCCAATGGTCTGAGCTACAACAACAATGGTGACTACGACTTGTACGACTATCGCAGTGAAAACGAACGACGACTGGTTGACGCGCTCCAAACAGAATTAGTGGGTCAAATCAATACTGGCGACCTCGTGCATGACCTTATATTGAGCGTTCAGCGACAAAGACAACTTGATCGCTTATCTCCCATGCAGGCCTATAACTGGGTTGCGACGGCAAATGTTTCTGGCGGTGTCTATGGCATGGAAGATTCTCACTTAGCGTACTCAAATACCAATCGCAGTGAATACAGTACTGAGTTTTCAATAAAAGACAAAATACAGTTCACAAAAGACACCAATCTATGGCTTGGCCTGCGCCGTGTTGAATACAACCGAAGCAGCGTCCAGAACGAACCTGCCGACACAAACCCCGTTCACTACAGCGGACACATGAACCTTCCGTGGATCGGTCTTTCGACTAAGTTGGCTGGTTTAAATATTTACGGCTCTCACGGACACGGCATTGAACAACTCATCGTTCCTAACTCGGCCACTTTTAATGGCCCCGGGCAACAGTTGGGCATAGGAAGAAGTCGCCAAACTGAGTTAGGCGTAAAAAGTGCTTCAAGTTCTGCCTCACAATGGCACGCCACACTCTTCCAAGTCGAACGCCCCTTAACTTACGACGTTTACGATCCATCCAATTTCGTTAGTACGCGCTACTTGGACGGCAAACAAACGCATAAGGGCATCGAACTCGGCGCGAACTGGACAGATCGTCAATGGAAATTCGGCTCAACTGCACAGTGGCTGCATGCTGAAATTTCAGACGTGACTCAAAATCCAGCCCTCGTCGGTACAACACCGCTGAACGTCCCCAAGTTTGTTGTGCGAGGCCTGGCCGAATACCGCTATGCCAGCGTACCGGGTTTGCGCACTGGTTTGCGCCTGTCGCACGAGGGCGAGCGCCGTGTCACCGAAGACGGCGCTATCCAACTGCCGGCTTGGACGACTCTGGATGCAACCGCCCATTACGACACCAAGTTCAACAACGTGGCTTCTTCATGGACACTGGGCATCGATAACTTGGCGGACAAACGCTACTGGCGCGAGTCTCCCAAGCAGTTTGGCCACTACTACCTCTACCCTGGCGCACCACGCACACTCCGAGCCACAGTGCAATTCCGGATGTGA
- a CDS encoding NAD(P)/FAD-dependent oxidoreductase, with protein MTATAIHTDAVIVGAGPVGLFQAFQLGLQDIRCHVIDALPHIGGQCMELYPDKPIYDIPGIPVCTGRELVAQLQTQIQPFAPTFHLNQEVAQVARLDNDLISVRTSAGLHFACKVLVIAAGVGAFQARKLAVEGAAELEGTHVHYRLGDAARFADQDVVVMGGEESAVVAALKLTLQTPAPHSVTLMHRRDVFTAEPALLQAMRDAVANGKLQLQIGQPTALLHNAQQLHAVQVATPEGQTIERPAQHVLAFLGLSPKLGPVANWGLAMERKQLVVNTENFATDVPGIFAVGDINTYPGKKKLILCGFHEATLAAFGAAALVHPTRKTLLQYTTTSTELHRLLGLV; from the coding sequence ATGACGGCCACCGCGATTCACACCGATGCCGTCATCGTGGGCGCAGGCCCTGTGGGCCTGTTTCAGGCCTTTCAGCTCGGCCTGCAAGACATTCGTTGTCACGTCATCGATGCACTACCCCATATCGGCGGCCAGTGCATGGAGCTGTACCCCGACAAACCGATTTACGACATTCCCGGCATTCCTGTGTGCACGGGTCGTGAATTGGTGGCGCAGCTACAAACCCAAATTCAACCCTTTGCCCCCACGTTTCACCTCAACCAAGAGGTAGCCCAGGTTGCGCGCTTAGATAATGATTTGATTTCGGTGCGCACCTCTGCGGGCTTGCATTTCGCGTGCAAGGTGTTGGTGATTGCCGCAGGTGTGGGCGCGTTTCAAGCACGCAAGCTAGCCGTCGAAGGCGCAGCAGAGCTCGAAGGCACACATGTGCATTACCGCTTGGGCGATGCCGCGCGATTTGCGGACCAAGATGTGGTGGTCATGGGCGGCGAAGAGTCCGCCGTGGTGGCAGCGTTGAAGCTCACGCTACAAACACCCGCCCCACACAGCGTGACGCTGATGCACCGCCGCGATGTGTTCACCGCCGAGCCTGCCCTGTTGCAAGCCATGCGTGATGCGGTGGCCAACGGCAAGCTGCAATTGCAAATTGGCCAGCCCACGGCTTTGCTGCACAACGCACAACAACTGCATGCCGTACAAGTGGCCACGCCCGAAGGCCAAACCATCGAGCGCCCAGCGCAACACGTCTTAGCGTTTTTAGGCCTCTCTCCCAAGCTTGGCCCAGTGGCCAACTGGGGCTTGGCCATGGAGCGCAAACAACTGGTGGTCAACACCGAAAACTTTGCCACCGATGTGCCTGGCATCTTTGCCGTGGGCGACATCAACACCTATCCAGGCAAGAAAAAACTCATCTTGTGCGGCTTTCACGAAGCCACCCTCGCCGCCTTTGGCGCTGCGGCTTTGGTGCACCCCACACGAAAAACCCTGCTGCAGTACACGACAACCTCGACTGAACTGCATCGCCTGCTCGGGCTCGTTTAA
- the fdxA gene encoding ferredoxin FdxA, giving the protein MTHVVTEACIQCKYTDCVDVCPVDCFREGPNFLTIDPDECIDCAVCIPECPVSAIYAEEDVPEGQEHMTKLNAELSTIGWPSITKRKAALPDAEVWKDKTGKLAELKR; this is encoded by the coding sequence ATGACGCACGTAGTCACCGAAGCCTGTATCCAATGTAAGTACACCGACTGTGTGGACGTTTGTCCCGTCGATTGCTTCCGCGAAGGCCCCAACTTCCTCACCATCGACCCAGACGAATGCATCGACTGCGCGGTGTGTATCCCCGAGTGCCCTGTGAGCGCCATTTACGCCGAAGAAGACGTGCCCGAAGGCCAAGAGCACATGACCAAACTCAACGCCGAGTTGTCTACCATTGGCTGGCCCAGCATCACCAAGCGCAAGGCGGCTTTGCCTGACGCTGAGGTGTGGAAAGACAAAACCGGCAAGCTCGCCGAACTCAAGCGCTAA
- a CDS encoding GTP-binding protein: MQTSEHSSALKFITCGSVDDGKSTLIGRLLVDTKAVLQDHLAGVQRSGETDLALLTDGLSAEREQGITIDVAYRYFNTEARKFIIGDAPGHEQYTRNMVTAASSADAAVVLVDAIKLDWKNPALELLPQTRRHSLLVNLLRVPSIVFAINKLDAVDDAALAYKNIEAALRKFAQEAGITITALVPVSALKGWNVVESHPDWCGYSGPSLLSILEELPNTPAETDVAFSFPVQWVEKFHDSGVTTQGRRVFWGRVATGTIEPGHTVKVFPSGQTAVVSQVLSATRQPQSKAAGHSAGIVLDREVDVSRGDWLLAEQGSPEGQRQLNTTIAWMDDEPLVAGRVYWALHGHRWVKAKVQRVVHRLNVNTLAEEEATELAPNAIGHVTLALQEPLVALPFTQSRILGALVLVDTATHKTSGAVLVN; encoded by the coding sequence ATGCAAACTTCTGAACACTCCTCTGCCCTGAAATTCATCACCTGCGGTTCGGTGGACGATGGCAAAAGCACTTTGATTGGCCGCCTGTTGGTCGACACCAAAGCCGTGCTGCAAGACCACCTGGCGGGCGTGCAACGCTCGGGCGAAACCGACCTCGCATTGCTGACCGACGGCCTGTCTGCCGAGCGCGAACAAGGCATCACGATTGACGTGGCGTACCGCTACTTCAACACCGAAGCCCGCAAGTTCATCATTGGTGATGCGCCCGGTCACGAGCAATACACCCGCAATATGGTGACAGCCGCCTCTAGCGCCGATGCTGCTGTGGTGTTGGTTGATGCCATCAAACTCGATTGGAAAAACCCCGCGCTTGAATTGCTGCCACAAACCCGACGTCACTCCTTGTTGGTCAACCTGCTGCGCGTGCCCTCCATCGTGTTTGCCATCAACAAACTCGACGCGGTAGACGATGCGGCACTGGCCTACAAAAACATCGAAGCGGCTTTACGCAAGTTCGCACAAGAGGCTGGCATCACCATCACGGCGCTGGTGCCTGTGTCGGCCCTCAAAGGCTGGAACGTCGTCGAAAGCCACCCCGACTGGTGCGGCTACAGCGGCCCAAGCCTCTTGAGCATCTTGGAAGAGTTGCCCAACACGCCCGCTGAAACCGATGTGGCGTTCAGCTTCCCCGTGCAGTGGGTCGAAAAATTCCATGACTCTGGCGTGACCACCCAAGGTCGTCGTGTGTTCTGGGGCCGTGTGGCCACTGGCACCATTGAGCCAGGACACACCGTCAAAGTGTTCCCCAGCGGCCAAACCGCTGTGGTGTCGCAAGTGCTGTCGGCCACGCGCCAGCCGCAAAGCAAGGCCGCAGGCCACAGCGCAGGCATCGTGCTGGACCGCGAAGTGGATGTGTCGCGTGGTGACTGGTTATTGGCCGAGCAAGGGTCACCCGAAGGCCAACGCCAGCTCAACACCACCATTGCGTGGATGGACGACGAGCCCTTGGTGGCTGGCCGTGTGTACTGGGCCTTGCATGGACACCGCTGGGTGAAAGCCAAAGTGCAACGCGTGGTACACCGCCTGAACGTCAACACCTTGGCCGAAGAGGAAGCCACCGAGCTCGCCCCCAACGCGATTGGCCACGTCACCTTGGCGCTGCAAGAGCCTTTGGTGGCACTGCCTTTCACGCAGTCGCGCATCTTGGGTGCGCTGGTGTTGGTGGACACCGCCACACACAAAACCTCAGGCGCTGTGTTGGTGAACTGA
- the cysD gene encoding sulfate adenylyltransferase subunit CysD, translating to MNATTHQELHSLSNTHLDALEEETIFILREVAAAFERPTLLFSGGKDSLVMLKCAEKAFGAGRLPYPLLMIDTGHNFKEVTDFRDFRAKELGAELIVRSVEDSLKRGTVRLAHPGESRNVHQSVTLLEAIEEFRFDALIGGARRDEEKARAKERIFSHRDSFGQWQPKAQRPELWTLFNHKLQPGEHFRVFPISNWTELDVWQYIARENIALPSIYYTHKREVVDRRGLLVPVTELTPPKDGEKVEIRDVRFRTVGDITCTCPVESDAATPEQIVIETLAADVSERGATRMDDKTSEASMEKRKKDGYF from the coding sequence ATGAATGCGACGACACACCAAGAATTACATAGCCTGAGCAACACCCACTTGGATGCGCTGGAAGAAGAAACCATCTTCATCTTGCGCGAAGTGGCGGCTGCTTTTGAGCGCCCCACCCTTTTGTTCTCTGGCGGCAAAGATTCGCTCGTCATGCTCAAGTGCGCTGAAAAAGCCTTTGGCGCTGGCCGCTTGCCCTACCCTCTGTTGATGATCGACACCGGTCACAACTTCAAAGAAGTCACCGACTTCCGTGACTTCCGTGCCAAAGAACTCGGCGCTGAGTTGATCGTGCGCAGCGTGGAAGACTCGTTGAAGCGTGGCACCGTGCGTTTGGCCCACCCTGGCGAAAGCCGCAACGTGCACCAATCGGTCACCTTGCTCGAGGCCATCGAAGAATTCCGCTTTGACGCTCTCATTGGCGGCGCACGCCGCGACGAAGAAAAAGCCCGCGCCAAAGAACGTATCTTCAGCCACCGCGACAGCTTTGGCCAATGGCAGCCCAAGGCGCAGCGCCCTGAGCTGTGGACGCTCTTTAACCACAAGTTGCAACCCGGCGAACACTTCCGCGTGTTCCCCATCTCCAACTGGACCGAGTTAGACGTGTGGCAATACATCGCTCGCGAAAACATTGCTTTGCCATCCATCTACTACACACACAAACGCGAAGTGGTGGATCGCCGTGGCCTGCTGGTGCCTGTGACCGAACTCACGCCCCCCAAAGACGGTGAGAAGGTCGAGATTCGCGACGTGCGTTTCCGCACCGTGGGCGACATCACTTGCACCTGCCCCGTCGAGAGCGATGCGGCCACGCCCGAACAAATCGTCATCGAGACCTTGGCTGCCGACGTGAGCGAGCGCGGTGCCACACGCATGGATGACAAAACCTCTGAGGCTTCGATGGAGAAGCGCAAAAAAGACGGGTACTTTTAA